In Malus sylvestris chromosome 15, drMalSylv7.2, whole genome shotgun sequence, a single genomic region encodes these proteins:
- the LOC126602792 gene encoding uncharacterized protein LOC126602792, with amino-acid sequence MGDIISSAAIKSVNRFPSLQGGCWVEFGYTDNTAVYHTKCAPIFAPLFLLLFQLCHFCFAVKRRTESFQTFLCLSSFLARIPRVPSSAVLFSVFIFLRWLGSKYFSAHSSGIYKDLYLYWIRLGFGWNLSNPAFAGQFCSDDEPVAHSLESDKPETGSTERIGGGGGEDEEKEPVDEPDDPMEEDAVNSAAVFCIRLKQPRSNLQHKMSVPELCRNFRYEEDL; translated from the exons ATGGGT GATATAATTTCTTCTGCAGCCATAAAATCTGTAAACAGATTTCCAAGTTTACAAGGAGGTTGCTGGGTTGAGTTTGGTTACACAGATAACACTGCAGTATACCATAcaaag tgTGCTCCCATTTTTGCCCCgctttttttgttattatttcaACTTTGCCACTTTTGTTTTGCTGTCAAACGGAGAACAGAATCGTTCCAGACATTTCTCTGCCTTTCCTCTTTCCTCGCTCGCATACCTCGGGTTCCATCGTCTGCCGTTCTGTTTTCTGTCTTCATCTTTCTTCGTTGGTTGGGTTCGAAATATTTTTCCGCTCATTCGAGCGGTATTTACAA AGATTTGTACCTATATTGGATTCGATTGGGTTTTGGTTGGAACCTATCTAATCCGGCATTTGCAGGTCAGTTTTGCTCCGACGACGAGCCTGTGGCTCATTCCCTTGAGAGCGACAAGCCCGAAACGGGGAGTACTGAGAGaattggaggaggaggaggagaagacgaagagaaAGAGCCGGTGGACGAGCCCGATGATCCCATGGAGGAAGACGCAGTCAACTCCGCCGCCGTCTTCTGCATCCGGCTCAAGCAGCCCAGGTCCAATTTGCAGCACAAGATGAGCGTCCCCGAGCTTTGTCGCAATTTTAG ATATGAAGAGGATTTGTGA